Genomic segment of Sebastes umbrosus isolate fSebUmb1 chromosome 19, fSebUmb1.pri, whole genome shotgun sequence:
CTCTGACTGACCCACACAGGGGCCAACCATTGATCAGCAGGCTCTTTGTTAACCAAGTTATCTGCAACATCCACCCAAAACCCTTTTAGGTgctacagttaaaaaaaacaatgtctgtaAATTGGTAAACAACTTGGGGCTGTTGCTCTGTCATTTTGCTTAGAATTCAAGAGAAGTTTAAATTGTCTGGAAAAAGTCACATGGTTTCTAAAACCCCATTGCTGTGTCCTCAGACTGTGGGATAGCTTAAATCCACTTACTGTGTCTGTACAAATCACCCAACTGATACTAGAGGTCACTCTATCTGAGATTTATGCTAAACCTGCTGCCTGCTGGGTGTGGACTTTGTTTAGGTGTCTGGAGGACTTGTAACCTCAGTGCCTCTTAAAGTACACCACTGTATACAGCCCATTTGTGGTCAAACTATTAAAAAGCAAGCTTACAGAGACTTCAGGTCGCATGTAATGATTgaaattttatttcaaaatgacagtatacatagtaacagcagaaaacattaaaaacatttacatacagaagaagcatagcgaaaacataaacaaagagctatgacaaacataaaaggacaacagaaatgaaacaaaacaaacataaaataaaaaaaacacaatcaaaataaagaaataagtagatagtaataaaaaagaccacgcgagagtatgacaataatttcacttaaaaacattaaagatattgcatacattacTGTCCGAAGTTAAACAAATACTGGGAAACAATTGTTCAGAATATATCTGAGATTGTTGGAGTGAAGGTGCCTCACCAAGCAAAGATATGTATACTAGGTATATATCCAGATAACTTTATCGTTAACTCAAAACAGttaattttaattaactttGGACTCCTGCAGGCCAGGAGAATTTTGTCTTGGAGAAAAATGGATTTACCTCCGATACATGTATGGGTGAGGGAGATGGCATCTTGTGTTGTACTGGAGAGACTTACATACATAAccagaggaaaagcagcagaatTTGAAAATATTTGGAAACCTTTGTTGGAGTTTCTTGGACATCAGGGGCCACAGTCAAATTGAAACTGCTGTGTGTTGTTGAGTGCAGTTGTCggaattgtttttgttgttgttttttgtttttttgtcttatcttttattttctttgttttctttgttggaTAAGTgaaacatgaaatgtcatgtctctttctttgaaattctgactaaacatttcattgtataatttaattattaatattgttagtctgtctgtatgtgtatatatgtatatatgtctatatgtaaattcaataaaaatattgtttaaaaaaaaaaaaaaaagatattgcatacattcattgttttcattgcttttttgttatgtgaggaagaaattgttgacagatataattccatttctttcataaatacaaagaaaattgGTAAAtgtacacttgtgaatgtggaactagCTGCAGCCTTTCCTGCAGGCAGGGGGCGGGCCGTACGTACGTACGTCATGACGCCAGGGGCGCAGCCAAaaacaaaacgtcatcacgtcgTCTCTAGCGACGTAGCAAATCAGAGTCTACGTAACGTAACGTACAACTAGTAGGTGGTACGTGCCAAGCTGCATGGTATGTACCAGTCTTCTCTCTTGTGTTGTCGTGTGTATCCTCTCACATGTGTTTTACTTGGTGTTTAAACATCTCTTCTCGGACCTAAGGAGGTCTTTAATGTGTTTGTGGTAAGATTAAACCCAGTCTGAGTACTgatatgttgttattgttgttagcaAACTAGCTAGCTACCTTTAGCTCTTTAAGCCCAGCTGGTAACATAACTCCACATGTTACCTTTTTACCAAATGCAGTTAATAACGTTAGTTAAACAGCTGTTTTGTTACTTGGAAACACTCAACTTGTAAAGTAATATCTTTaagttatatatatagttaaaCTGAACTGTTAGAGGATAGCTTGGTGACCTTCTGTGGCAGCTGGGTGTGTCTGACTTCTTCTTCAGTGAATGGACTAAACTTCACCTGTCTGCAGAGGACACATGACATATGACCCAGTATGTCAGTTACATTACAGTAGAGAGCCCTCATTCATTCAACACTTCTAATAGAGGACATGTCATTGACTTTATGcttcttgtgtgtgttgttcactTGTAAGCAgagtctgaaattaacctttttcctcacctgcacactgtggcaggtcactgaacattttgtttattgtttgtttatttgttttgcacaatttaagactagatagatagatagatagatagatagttagatagtaACTtgattgatcctgagggaaattcaagtttccagcatcacagttccatagtgcaaaacatgttagtaaaaaagttagtagtgcaaagtacaaaaaaatataccagatataaaaatacaaggagatgaagaaaactgttaaaagtgaatatagtgcagggtaacagctgtgatacacgactattaaaaagtgcagaagagactgttaaaaatgagtatagtgcagggtaactccagtagcttagtctaaagtgcactgtatgcattattatatactatacaacattattatatactatacaacataacaaaaaaataaatgaataatataaagtgcaggaagaggcaaaaaatcCCGCTGGGTTTATcggaagcctccacctagagacaagattaatataaataaataatataaagacaaacatttctactagccacactaattttttgtctgccacttctgaaatctatgtagacTACTTTAGACTTGTAAACACTAGGACTGTGCATTAGCaataatctggcgatacgatacgtatcatgatactgggggttacgattcaatatattgcgatacattgcggtactgtaagcaaggcgatatatagattttttaaaatctaattttaagaaaacggtcataatataaaaaatatactgccatatgcataaaatctgagttaaaaaatgtattttttatgcaatcagaatagtaggatctgcatttgcatttctctttgcaaataaaatgaaGTATTGACAGAGTTAATCTTTGCTTGTGAACTATTAAGTAGAAATCAATATagggtttttgagaatcgatacagtatcacaaaacataatatagcAATActccatattttttatattttcttccacccctaataaacactgagtcagtggtaacagacagtagaaatatggatcatgtaaccttaatcactGAATATtttgccatggtggcaggtgacctgaattttttacctgccacagccaacatttcccctgtatttggcaggtggcaggtgcaaatttcattccctgcttgTAAGAATGACTCGCCACTCAGTGGTGAACTGGCTGTGCCTTGGGACTCGAGCTGTCAGCCTGCTGTATGGAAACCCATTTCGCCCCCTCCACACTTCACTGTGCACCGCCTCATCGCAGCCAAAAGCTGGATTCAAACCGGAGAAAGTGGCCGTGGTTACAAAGACTACGAGATATGAGTTTGAACAGCAGCGGTATCTCTACGCAGGACTCTCTGAAGAGGACTTGAAACAGCTGGTAAGAGTGGCTTTCACTTTCAGGCCTTCCTTTCTTGTGACCTCCCCCCTCCAACGCTTAAcaagttcaagtttatttgtcagtcattgcatttaaaagtacagtgtacagtgaaatgcaatgaaatgcattttaacctggctctctctcagcccttaaaatctataaatagtacactagATAAATACTACAAAATGTCCTGTAACTGTGGTAATGGTGATCCAATAATTTTAgatgctgttttcactgtccttagcaaacatttcaaacttgttatctgtgtgttttgcagCTTGCTATGAAGGGCTCCAGCTACAGCGGCCTGCTGGAAAGACACAACATCCACACTAACAATGTGGAACACGTTGTGAAATGCCTGAGGTAAGCTATGTTGCCAGATCTTGCGAGATAAAAAGggcaaccaggtctatagaaacaAGGCCAAAAGAAGCAGTTCTCCCCCACAAAAAAAGCCCAAAGAAGTGACCTTACCTACATAccacaatatgagagagagagtatgaatttattttggattgcatttcttttttgcatccatttttagcttgtaactttacatttttcttgtcaactaaaTTGAAAGtagtagaacattttatttcatttttagcttgtaactttacatttttcttcaatcttgtgaagggctcattgcatcgGTGGAATACGGTCTCAAAAacagtacaaaatgcaagtctccttcaaaaatagtccaaggcacactgtagtgtttgaacaaaattaaaatgccttttatTTTACATGGGAATAATTGTTTAAATTAAGACATTAAAGACATAGGTCTTCATCGGGGTCAGTGCCCCTGTTTTCTTAGGGTTGCCATGTCCCGTTTGCTCATAATGTAATGCCATCAACATTTTATGTTCTGCAACTCGGTCTTTTAGTCTTCTTTTTGTTCATCCTACATAGAAACAACCGCAGGGGCACTCTAATCTGTAGACAACATATGTGGTGTTGCAGTTAGAATAAggtgtgattatcacaaagacCCAGCTGCGCTTCTAATACATTGTCTTcgtttacatttttcttgtcaactaaacttaaagaagttgaatgtttcatgtcatttttggatccatttttagcttgtaactttacatttttctcatCAGCTAAACTTAAACAAGttgaacatttaattacatttttgcatttggtTACATCTTTGCAAAGACCGGGAATCCAATGTCGGTAAGCCTTTATTAAAGAGAACGCTGCTgcgtttcttttatgtttttcagtgcTGGCATGTTGAACCAGATCGGCATGATGTGCTCGTATATCACACTTAAAATTACGGCAAACTGTCTAAAAATCGTCAGAGAGAGTCAGGAGCCCAAATAAgcaactacactttagaaacaagcccaaaactACCCATATTTGTAAGCAACCtttcaggaaaacaagcccaaagtcGCTTATAAAAGGCGGAATTGGCAACTCTGGCGGTAAGCTGTGGTCCGTCACAGCCACATTCCCAAGAAGCAGAGAGgtaatgtttaatttttattgCTGGTAAAAGATTGTTTTATGATTATGTGTTTACAGGACAGAAGGCATTGAGGTACGAGTTGTAAAGAGAGGAGAATATGATGAAGAAGTAGTTCGATGGGCAGATGCCATTATCTCTGCTGGAGGTAGGAATTCTTCAGACTCTGTCTGTGACTTTGATTCATTACAAATACAATATATAGGTCGTACATGCCATTCATTACAGGAAAAGTTTGTAAATGTTGGCTTTTGTGGTTATTATCTGTACCATGTATTGAATAAATGGGCACTGAATAAAAGAATCTTCCTTGAACGCCAACTTTTGTGCCCAGGCATGATGTAAAAAATGGGCAGGACTTTATTCAAACCCAGGGGGCAAAAAGTCACATGAACAAAGGCTTCAGACAACACATGCCAATACACAATACAAGTTCTCtaactgcagtttgttttgttaGGTGATGGGACAATGCTACTTGTTGCCAGTAAGGTTTTAAGCAAGGACAAACCAGTTGTTGGAGTTAACACAGACCCTGAGAGGTAAAACACTGAACAGCACTTTTCGGGAAGAGCTTGTCTGGAATGTTAAATGTGTAAAGAATGGTCGGACCTGATATACTAGTGGGGGGAAACCTCCTTAGGAAGTTTCTCTGACAGCACCCCAGAGTAACATATATAATGGCATGTCATTACTCCACATTCTTACTATTCAACAGTCCTCTCAGTTCATTACATTTCTCTCTTTCAACTACAGGTCAGAAGGTCATCTGTGCCTGCCTGTGCGCTACACTCGGGCCTTCCCAGAGGCACTGGAGAAACTCTGTCGTGGTGAGTTCAGGTGCGTATTTACCCACAAATAATACTAGTGCTGCCCTATCCTCCTGTGTGTGCTCTGTCACTTAACCAGCTCATTAGTGACGACCTACAAGTGAGTTACGTTGTACTAGAAAATCGATATAATAGTGATGTCATGCACAAAATCTCCCAAAATGTCTCACTGTTGTCTGTAAATTGGTAAACAACTTGGGGCCGCCGCTCTGTCAATAGCTTTTAGAGTTCAAGAGAAGTTTAAACCTGTGTTGTCTGGAAAAAAGTCACATGGTTTCTAAAACCCCAATGCTGTGTCCTCAGACTCTGTGGGATAGCTTAAATCCACTTACAGTATCCTGTACAAGTCACCCAACTGATACCAGAGGTCACTCTGGCTGAGAtttaggtaacacttcatttaaaGGTCAGCAAATTTCagggtaattaggtgataattagcaagtaacctgtttgaaatttctttgcaATTACTGCCAAATAGTAAATGCCGAtaaattgaggtaaatattggggtaatttggcagtaattctagaggaatttcaaataggttacttgctaattatcacctaattaccatgaaatttgcagacctgtaaaatgaagtgttaccaaatatgcTATTGTGTTGCATcgtgggaaatgtaggatccagcatTTTTGAAGCCCGAGCCATACTAGTGACTAAAAGACaagatatttgtgtgtttgctgttgatTTTGACCGTTCTGTCTCTTGTGAGTAACTTTCTGGAAGTGCACTACTAAATGTAACCCCGAAATAAACCTTATATTTGTTGTACAGCCTCTTTGGAGCAATAAAAGTGCTTtcagattagggctgcacaattaatagaatattaatcgcgatcacaattttggcttctcTCAATTAtatgaacatgatcgcctgcgATATTGAGGTTTAAAATGCGCGTTCTGCTAaaagaaaactctgctgcatatcaaatcaagcgcttcctaaactaacagccaccAGCCGGCAATCgcgatgttttggcttcacttttgggtatagatattatctacacaaccaatgtgtttctgattaaattgagagcataacattgtttatctagcctcttaatgttgctaattttgctctcgaagtgcaccagattgaagcatttaactttaaaatgtagctatcAAAAGGGTAGgttgaatattcctgtattttttagTATATAGCAGAAAAATATCGCAATGtttttccaacatcgtgcagccctaatgtgtACATTAGTAGGAATGTAGCACAGAATGGAAGTAAAAACAgtgttctgtttattttaatgtgaaagtgcaataacaATATGTCgctaaaatatatgaataatcgtgattagcattttggccataaacGTGCAGCCATATTTCAGATGttaataagtatattttaaaCTTGATTGTTccattgaaataaataaataacattcaaTTATTTACATGTCGAGCTTATAGCTGTACAATATTTAAAAGACGGTTTAGTTGAAGCCTAATGGTGCTGTGCTGCTGTGTTCAGGTGGCTGTGGCGTCAGAGGATCCGTGTGAACTTGGAGGGCACAGGAATCAATCCCACCCCCGTTGACCTGCACGAACAGCAGCTGAGCCTGGAGCAGCACAGCCAAGCTCACCGCATCACCACCATGGACAGCCAGCGGAGTACGACGCCAGCACCCATCATGTGTACCTGTCCCagtcctcctgtctgtccccGTCCTCCTGTCTCCTGTGTGACTCACAGATTTTTACACAAGATGAAATTCACTAGATTAGATTGTCAATAACGGGGCTGATATTGACCTCCAATTAGGGAACTTCATCTTTACGTACACACCACCGTTCAAAAGTGACTAACCTTCTATTTCTGCTTTGCTAAAGCAACACGTAGCAGCTGTTAATTCCAGCTTGTTCCAGGCTGCATTATTGTGACgttgacactgaaacaggaagctgtttCTGTTTAAATCTGCACACATTTTGATGCTCAGCTTTCTTTTATCGATGATTTCTTCTATTCTGATTCAACAGCATTTTGTTTGTCCATGTACTAAACTAAATATtagtaaagaggactttctacaagCTAAATACAGACATATAGAGTAGTCCTCTCACACATCTGAAGCTTTGTGGCAGCAGGTTACTCCCTTTTCAACagtaatgtttatgtttttattctctcGCTGTTCTTCTACTAACTCTGTGATTATATTTCTCAGCGACGGGAACACTACATGAGAGCTTCTCCAGGCCAAGTCTCCTCCCCGTCAGAGCCCTGAATGAAATCTTCATCGGAGAATCTCTGTCCTCCAGGTACCTCCGTCATCCTAACTGGTGCACGTAACTCACTCGTCTAAACACTGTGTACctttgtctgtgtgcatgttgtaaccatagactgcatatataGATGGACGGCACGTCTGCACTCTCACAGAAGTGAAGCctaaatatcccggatacgggagctgccatgtggagattttgatgtcatttggagccagagtcagcacagtagtgatcgggggggtggagccgcggtatcgaggtcccgcccgagccaatcgcgagccgagcacagCCGCAGATTGTTAGCAAGAGAGAATCacggctgtcaatcatgacgttttatagcatcaaataactaattaaaatcaaactgatcagaaaaatgaacacttactgcttatactgcagccagccactagggggcgatccagatgttttggcttcacttttgtcgTCCATTTTTATAAACAGTCCATGCTTGTAACCCTCATTAATCCCCCTGCCTACTCATCTACAGCACTCACCAGGGAAATCTCTCTCTACCACAGGGGGAAGTTAAACTCCTTCACACCCCATGTTAACCTCTTGCTCCATAGGGCTTCCTACTATGAGATCTCTGTGGATGACGGCCCGTGGGAAAAGCAGAAGAACTCAGGACTCAGCATTTGTACAGGAACAGGATCCAAAGCCTGGTAAAATTAAACTATACTCAACTTTCAacgctgagagttagatgagaagattactAGCACTCCAAACAGTCATGACTGGCATCGATCTTCTCATTGAACTCTCGATGTTCTGCTCTTTGGTGTTTTCTCTCTCGTTCAGGTCATATAACATCAACAAACTTACAGAACAAGCTGTGGAGGAGGTTCTAAAAATcggtatgtactgtatgtgtgcaggtTTTGATGTTAAAGTAAACCAGGTTTGTCTCTGAATACGTCCACTTGACTTCTGACTACTGTGTCTTTTTGCAGGAAACTCTCAAACAGGTCTTGATATCCAACTTAATCGTGACGTCATTGAAAAGGGTGAGTTGATAAGGTTcgttttacaggtccgcaaatttcatggtaattaggtgataattagcaagtaacctatttgaaactTCTTTGGATTTATtaccaaattaccccaatatttacctcaaaatctattgaaaattactttgttacaaacattatttaataattatattccgctatttcccagtagctggtaatttattgaattattttaaccattatatgctatttcagcatACAATTATTTaagtaatgttaataataaagtaatttttgatcaattttgaggtaaatatttgggtaatttggcagtaattccaaagaaatttaaaataggttacttgcgaattatcacctaattaccatgaaatttgcggacctgtaaaatgaagtgttatcgTTGATAATCCTCCTTTATTTATGTTTGacttgtgcattttttttcactttgttttatgtgactatggtatccgtgtgtgtgttcagttacTGATGAATACAACGAGTCTCTGGTGTTCAGTCCGGATGACAGACGGTTGTTCTACAGCATCAGGGAGCCCATCGTCAACCGAGTCTTCTCCAGCAGTCGGCAGAGAGGCTTCGCCAGCAAGTCAGTGAAATAAACATTCCTCAGTGTCAGAACTAAAAGCTGAATAAATAAGAGTTCCCACTATAAAGAAGCTGTAAACCTTTTTGAATGTTATGATGATTCTGCTGCTTCAGGGTGTCTGTCCGCTCGCGGTGTTGGGACGCCTGCATGGTGGTCGACGGTGGGACTTCATTCGAGTTCAACGATGGTGCCATCGCTACAATCAGCATGAGCGAGGAGGATCAGCTCCGGACAGTCGATCTGGATAACTGAGACGAGTCCAGAGCACACGACACTCGACTGGTTTCTCTCAAAGCCAACTGTTCAAAGGGTTGTGGTCAAAGGGAAGTACCACTTCTTTTTAGCTTTTAGCCTCCCAAAAGAAAAATTGTTATACCTGAAAGAAGGTATTATTGTTActattgttttattaaatgtgtgcatttttacaaattaattatttccaaatcagtttttttttttttcttttgaattttaTTCTCCATCCCACCGTCCCCCAGGTTAGAACAGGTTATAATCCTCTGGGTTAAAAATGGCTTTTGTAAATACTGTGTCGAGCAACATTTAAAGTGTTACTATCTTTCACTGCATCAAATCAACAGAGTCTCTAAGCAGAGGAAAGAGATAACAGATCAGGTATGATTATTAGGtataacataaatataattCTGTTAATAGAAAATTTAAATTCGTGTCTATTTCAGATTATATTATGTGATGTGCTCTCACACGGTGAATGACTTTTAAAGGATAAGAATTAAgttattctgtatttctttttttccttgtcaacaaatcccaatCAGTCAGACACCCACTACTCTCTGACTGTCACTCAGCCCTAAATCCATCTTACTGAAGACATAAACCAGTGAAAACGGCTCACAAACATCACACTTAAAGGTACTACATGTAACTTTTATAAAgtccttgttattaatgacaccggGTGGTcgttaagtgaactgcagacagcatcctgttgctcatGTTTGCACTCTGAGCGATCATCCTGGGCATCGGCCAAAACAGTGATGTGACATTACAATCATATACCACCGTTACTATCTGTAATGTCCCATCACCATGACACTAACTAGTTTGCCATTTGAAAATTACTTCATCAACTAACATTACGAAGCAAATCCGTCCCAagtcctttacatagaaatcagtccacaggctgttataggcaaCCGAGAAAATAGATATaagcaatagatatgctctgaatttcgtatagagcacctttagaAAAAGGCTCTGTAGTTTCCTAAAACGGctgctcactgtagtttttatcaaacGTCACTCAAACACGAGGAAATtatgcatttgttggggactattttcagcggcggattaatccacatttggtgctctagtgagttttagaacggtgtatgtgggattgagtctaGATAAACTAGAGTgtgtgttgatggtgatgaaggaacacccagtgacacagtggtgtctcactgatgtgtttttttgaacGGAGCTCTATGGTTCAGAGCAAGAAGACATATCACACACTTGTTAGTAGATACTGTACATTCATAGTTGGTTTGGGTCTGCACgtgagatttgttgacaatgagaaaaattataaaatatcacCCAGACTTTCAGAAgtctaatttgtgttttttgtataaAGGTTTATATGGTGAACTGAAAGCACAGTGGCAGTTTGTTGACTAAAGATATTTTTGGAAACATAGCTTATATTTTGTTCTAGCTGTTTGAGCCATTTGGGCTTGGAGAGGAAAGAATTAAGtgcactaaaaaaaaactccaagcTTAAAAGGGACATTTTTCTCCATGTTTTAGGTCAAAAGTCTTGTAGTTATAACCTCTCACAAGACCAGAAATATAGCTTTGAAAGTGCTACTGAAACGGCAGTGTGTGCCGGAGGCAGACGTGCTTGATTTTCAACAGCTTGACACTAAATGCTTGAACAATGCTGTATCCGtaatgattttaaatatttaatacaaaTCTAACAGGTCTCCTGTAAACACTTGTAATTTCATTTGATCAGGAAAACATTGTTGGTGCACCTTATAACACCTCCGTGCCCTGGACTCTGAACCAGGAGGTGTTCTTTGTGAGGACTAGTTTACAAAACCATCAGGATATTGTAAGATGCAGTGTGCCAAAGGAAGGGTTCCTCATGAATGTAATGTGTCACTATGTTTAAGATGCATATTGTTTTTCAATCAGATAAAAGTGTTATGAAAAAGAAATGCTTGTGTGTGCTTATTTAAACTCATTGCTGCCTCTTTTATCATCTGCAGAAGGTTTATTACTAACGCACTGTTAACTGTGTGTGAGCGGGTTGACTGAAAGAGTCCAGCTGAAGGATCAGTTCACCTAAATTACAATTAAATTAcaacatcattttttaaattaaattccattcacctccattgcaTCATGGCAGAGGCAAATCTCAGATGGATGTTTTATGGTttttcaacaaataaatgtagccattaaataattgataaaatgtgacataaatagatatttctgttttaatttgcctccttatttatctatctttgtattaattccccttatttttttactcttcCGTTTAACtttaccttatttatttatgtatttatttatattagttttttatttatttattaatttttacatttatttttatttagtgatttattatttttgcatatatattttatttattttgtattaatgtttttaaatgtatgtatttatttatgtatttatgcattaattaattaatttatttctgcacgattttaccccttatttatttcccccaaATTATTTCtgcattcttttctttacacatttcttttttacatttctttatgcatttctgcctcattatacAAATGAGGGGtctgtcactcaacgtgtgtcatcatggggtgACCAGATCTGGCTAGGATAAGACCACATCTGGGTAGAATCAGACCACATCTGGGTAAAATAAGACCACATATGGGTAGAATCAGACCGCTAGGATAAGACCACATCTGGGTAGAATCA
This window contains:
- the nadk2 gene encoding NAD kinase 2, mitochondrial isoform X1 is translated as MTRHSVVNWLCLGTRAVSLLYGNPFRPLHTSLCTASSQPKAGFKPEKVAVVTKTTRYEFEQQRYLYAGLSEEDLKQLLAMKGSSYSGLLERHNIHTNNVEHVVKCLRTEGIEVRVVKRGEYDEEVVRWADAIISAGGDGTMLLVASKVLSKDKPVVGVNTDPERSEGHLCLPVRYTRAFPEALEKLCRGEFRWLWRQRIRVNLEGTGINPTPVDLHEQQLSLEQHSQAHRITTMDSQRSTTPAPIMSTGTLHESFSRPSLLPVRALNEIFIGESLSSRGKLNSFTPHVNLLLHRASYYEISVDDGPWEKQKNSGLSICTGTGSKAWSYNINKLTEQAVEEVLKIGNSQTGLDIQLNRDVIEKVTDEYNESLVFSPDDRRLFYSIREPIVNRVFSSSRQRGFASKVSVRSRCWDACMVVDGGTSFEFNDGAIATISMSEEDQLRTVDLDN
- the nadk2 gene encoding NAD kinase 2, mitochondrial isoform X3, translated to MTRHSVVNWLCLGTRAVSLLYGNPFRPLHTSLCTASSQPKAGFKPEKVAVVTKTTRYEFEQQRYLYAGLSEEDLKQLLAMKGSSYSGLLERHNIHTNNVEHVVKCLRTEGIEVRVVKRGEYDEEVVRWADAIISAGGDGTMLLVASKVLSKDKPVVGVNTDPERSEGHLCLPVRYTRAFPEALEKLCRGEFRWLWRQRIRVNLEGTGINPTPVDLHEQQLSLEQHSQAHRITTMDSQRSTTPAPIMSTGTLHESFSRPSLLPVRALNEIFIGESLSSRASYYEISVDDGPWEKQKNSGLSICTGTGSKAWSYNINKLTEQAVEEVLKIGNSQTGLDIQLNRDVIEKVTDEYNESLVFSPDDRRLFYSIREPIVNRVFSSSRQRGFASKVSVRSRCWDACMVVDGGTSFEFNDGAIATISMSEEDQLRTVDLDN
- the nadk2 gene encoding NAD kinase 2, mitochondrial isoform X2, which codes for MTRHSVVNWLCLGTRAVSLLYGNPFRPLHTSLCTASSQPKAGFKPEKVAVVTKTTRYEFEQQRYLYAGLSEEDLKQLLAMKGSSYSGLLERHNIHTNNVEHVVKCLRTEGIEVRVVKRGEYDEEVVRWADAIISAGGDGTMLLVASKVLSKDKPVVGVNTDPERSEGHLCLPVRYTRAFPEALEKLCRGEFRWLWRQRIRVNLEGTGINPTPVDLHEQQLSLEQHSQAHRITTMDSQRTTGTLHESFSRPSLLPVRALNEIFIGESLSSRGKLNSFTPHVNLLLHRASYYEISVDDGPWEKQKNSGLSICTGTGSKAWSYNINKLTEQAVEEVLKIGNSQTGLDIQLNRDVIEKVTDEYNESLVFSPDDRRLFYSIREPIVNRVFSSSRQRGFASKVSVRSRCWDACMVVDGGTSFEFNDGAIATISMSEEDQLRTVDLDN
- the nadk2 gene encoding NAD kinase 2, mitochondrial isoform X4, which encodes MTRHSVVNWLCLGTRAVSLLYGNPFRPLHTSLCTASSQPKAGFKPEKVAVVTKTTRYEFEQQRYLYAGLSEEDLKQLLAMKGSSYSGLLERHNIHTNNVEHVVKCLRTEGIEVRVVKRGEYDEEVVRWADAIISAGGDGTMLLVASKVLSKDKPVVGVNTDPERSEGHLCLPVRYTRAFPEALEKLCRGEFRWLWRQRIRVNLEGTGINPTPVDLHEQQLSLEQHSQAHRITTMDSQRTTGTLHESFSRPSLLPVRALNEIFIGESLSSRASYYEISVDDGPWEKQKNSGLSICTGTGSKAWSYNINKLTEQAVEEVLKIGNSQTGLDIQLNRDVIEKVTDEYNESLVFSPDDRRLFYSIREPIVNRVFSSSRQRGFASKVSVRSRCWDACMVVDGGTSFEFNDGAIATISMSEEDQLRTVDLDN